A window of Cryptomeria japonica chromosome 3, Sugi_1.0, whole genome shotgun sequence contains these coding sequences:
- the LOC131874149 gene encoding uncharacterized protein LOC131874149 encodes MIQETKLDCPQAESFGLGFGHQYSASKQVAISTDGASGDLLIMWKPTNTHIEGVASNRNRLLVKVLLHQSNVSFLLLNVYGPPSPIFRHALWLDLESVISQFQDQNLLIGGDFNAIRSFKDKRGGITRLSRSQQDFNDWIDRNGLFEIELGESAFTGNNHRQGFSNIAKKIDRFFWLGDFSSFPFTLECYVLPYSGSDQYLLLLSSHGESTFSKLPFRFENMWMKDANFLTLISHWWKEVIFEGSKLFCFVSKLKYVKKQLLNWNTSHFKNIFTVKKNLEAQLEDLNEKVIQEGMTQNLFLEEKHLLAEYEDILSKEEIFWKQKSREGKAGFKMGIGIPNISIMSRGSEEI; translated from the coding sequence ATGATTCAGGAAACAAAACTAGATTGTCCACAAGCAGAATCTTTCGGTTTAGGATTTGGGCACCAATACTCCGCCAGCAAGCAAGTAGCAATATCAACAGATGGTGCGTCTGGGGATCTGCTAATAATGTGGAAACCTACCAATACTCACATTGAGGGAGTTGCTTCCAATAGAAACCGGCTGCTTGTGAAGGTCCTGCTCCACCAATCAAATGTTTCCTTCCTACTACTTAATGTTTATGGGCCTCCATCCCCTATTTTCAGGCACGCTCTATGGCTGGACCTGGAAAGTGTGATCTCTCAATTCCAAGATCAAAATCTTCTCATTggaggggacttcaatgccatTAGAAGCTTTAAGGATAAAAGAGGAGGTATCACTAGACTCAGTAGATCTCAACAGGACTTTAATGATTGGATAGACAGAAATGGTCTTTTTGAGATAGAATTAGGTGAAAGTGCCTTTACAGGGAACAATCATAGGCAAGGTTTTAGCAATATAGCAAAGAAAATTGACAGATTTTTTTGGTTGGGTGATTTTTCCTCCTTTCCCTTCACTTTGGAGTGTTATGTCCTCCCATATTCTGGTTCGGATCAGTATCTGCTCCTCCTTTCCTCTCATGGTGAATCCACTTTTTCTAAACTGccctttagatttgaaaacatGTGGATGAAGGATGCTAATTTTCTAACTTTGATTAGTCATTGGTGGAAAGAAGTTATCTTTGAGGGATCTAAGCTTTTTTGTTTTGTGTCCAAGTTAAAATATGTCAAAAAACAGTTGTTAAACTGGAACACTTCACATTTTAAGAATATCTTTACTGTAAAAAAGAATCTAGAAGCCCAGCTTGAAGATTTGAATGAAAAGGTCATTCAGGAAGGAATGACACAAAATCTATTTCTAGAGGAAAAGCATTTGTTGGCCGAGTATGAGGATATTTTATCCAAAGAGgaaattttttggaagcaaaaatcaagAGAAGGCAAGGCTGGCTTCAAGATGGGGATAGGTATACCAAATATTTCCATAATGTCACGAGGATCCgaagaaatataa